One genomic window of Fusarium keratoplasticum isolate Fu6.1 chromosome 3, whole genome shotgun sequence includes the following:
- a CDS encoding Vacuolar calcium ion transporter — protein MVSLPSFNHYIRRQMSSRSSHAADENSPLIANGGASSALQDTLGHVHGNGNGNGHISLSRGSSTMTFLFDSKHTPGLDNQNFALRHLAYSWHVTKVTLLSSYVNFLLVMVPIGIVAGKLGWNSTAVFTINFFAIIPLAAVLSFATEEISLKLGETMGGLLNATFGNAVELIVSIVALKEKQIDIVQASMLGSILSNLLLVMGMCFLFGGMIHRGQTGNGTEQVFSSATAQTTCSLMTLSSASLIIPAALYAVLDQGGSRDKDQSILTLSRGTAIILLLLYVLYLVFQLRTHSNLFDAENQNAGGEGEEPEEPTLGPVSAVAVLVVTTILVAICADYLVGSIDNLVETSGISRAFIGLILIPIVGNAAEHVTAVVVAIRDKMDLAMGVAIGSSIQIALLVTPFLVIVGWIIGSDMSLHFETFQTVAFSVSVLVVTYTVQDGKSNYLEGAMLLGLYAIIALAFLVTPSGIIDGKIGA, from the exons ATGGTTT CTCTTCCATCCTTCAACCATTACATCAGACGTCAAATGTCTAGCAGGTCTTCGCACGCGGCCGACGAGAACTCGCCGCTCATCGCCAATGGCGGTGCCTCGTCGGCCCTTCAAGATACCCTCGGCCATGTccatggcaatggcaatggcaacggTCACATCAGCCTCAGCCGAGGCTCGAGCACCATGACCTTTCTCTTCGACTCGAAGCATACACCGGGTCTCGATAACCAGAACTTTGCCTTGAGGCATCTCGCCTACTCATGGCATGTCACCAAGGTGACACTTCTTAGCA GCTATGTCAATTTCCTCCTGGTTATGGTTCCCATTGGCATTGTTGCCGGCAAGCTGGGCTGGAATTCCACCGCCGTCTTCACTATCAATttcttcgccatcatccccctcgccgccgtcctTTCGTTTGCGACCGAAGAGATCTCTTTGAAGCTGGGTGAAACAATGGGTGGTCTGCTGAATGCTACTTTTGGAAATGCCGTCGAACTGATT GTCAGCATTGTTGCGCTCAAGGAAAAGCAAATCGACATTGTCCAGGCCTCGATGCTCGGATCGATTCTCTCTAACCTTTTGCTGGTGATGGGCATGTGCTTCCTGTTTGGCGGTATGATCCATCGCGGTCAGACTGGTAATGGTACAGAGCAGGTCTTCTCTTCGGCTACTGCTCAGACAACCTGCTCGCTCATGACACTTTCGTCTGCTTCGCTTATCATTCCCGCTGCC CTGTACGCTGTTCTTGACCAGGGTGGCTCCAGGGACAAGGATCAGAGCATCCTTACTCTGTCGCGCGGAACCGCCATcattctgcttctcctctacGTCCTTTACCTCGTCTTCCAGCTTCGCACCCACAGCAACCTTTTCGATGCCGAGAACCAGAACGCTggtggcgagggcgaggagccTGAGGAGCCCACCCTCGGCCCTGTCAGCGCTgttgccgtccttgttgtCACCACCATCCTGGTAGCCATCTGCGCCGATTACCTCGTTGGAAGCATTGATAACCTTGTCGAGACATCGGGCATCAGCAGGGCCTTTATTGGTTTGATTTTGATCCCCATTGTTGGAAACGCCGCCGAACACGTTACCGCTGTCGTTGTTGCTATCCGGGACAAGATGGACCTGGCCATGGGTGTTGCCATTGGCTCCAGCATCCAGATCGCTCTTCTCGTCACTCCTTTCCTTGTCATTGTTGGCTGGATCATTGGCTCTGATATGAGCCTTCACTTTGAGACCT TCCAAACCGTTGCCTTTTCCGTGTCCGTTCTTGTCGTCACCTACACCGTCCAGGACGGCAAGTCCAACTATCTCGAAGGTGCTATGCTTCTCGGCCTCTACGCCATTatcgccttggccttcctcGTCACCCCTAGTGGCATCATCGACGGCAAGATTGGCGCCTAG
- a CDS encoding MFS domain-containing protein encodes MATTTPAAATTTAALEEKRLSSDEKTEVGSNIVDPSADAKEQQEGSAAGGSVNGAGDAGDATSDEPEYPSAAKLTLIIVSLCLAIFLVALDQTIIAPALGAITAQFQSVKDIGWYGSAYLLTTTALQPMYGTIYKYFNVKYAYLTAVFIFEVGSLISAVAPSSVTFIVGRAIAGIGTAGLFSGSIVILSLIMPLEKRPLAFGLVGGMWGIASVAGPLLGGAFTEHATWRWCFYINLPIGGIAMVIVFFFVHVNRNSAESRDMTFAARVRQLDLAGAAIFIPAIVCLLLALQWGGADYPWSNSRIIGLFCGFGAMIAIFIAIQFRQGDRGTLPPRLFKNRNTLAAMIFALFFGAGFFPLIYYLSLYFQAIQGVSAVQAGIKILPLLLSTVLCSIVSGGVITAVGYYNFVIIPCMVLFTVGSGMLTTLDVDSPLKEWFGYQVIAGLGIGAGFQIGVLIVQTVLPQEWVPVGTACVQFFQAFGGALFIAVAQTVFQNGLIDTIKADNIGIDPTIFINSGASEIKEVLTKMHRLDAFDTVLEAYMKGLRDTFYISLACSACALIACLFFQWKSVKQGPDGQKKKAEPAVPV; translated from the exons atggccacaACCACGCCCGCCGCGGCCACGACAACTGCCGCCCTCGAAGAGAAGCGTCTCTCGTCTGACGAAAAGACCGAAGTTGGCTCCAACATCGTCGACCCCTCAGCAGACgccaaggagcagcaagAGGGCTCTGCCGCTGGAGGCTCTGTCAACGgtgctggtgatgctggtgatgctACCAGCGACGAGCCTGAGTACCCCTCAGCTGCCAAGCTTaccctcatcatcgtctcgCTCTGCCTTGCtatcttcctcgtcgccctcgacCAGACCATCATCGCTCCCGCCCTTGGCGCCATCACAGCCCAGTTCCAGAGTGTCAAGGACATT GGTTGGTATGGCTCTGCCTACCTTCTTACCACCACGGCTCTCCAGCCCATGTACGGCACCATCTACAAGTACTTCAACGTCAAGTATGCCTACCTCActgccgtcttcatctttgagGTCGGCAGCTTGATCTCTGCCGTCGCTCCCTCCTCCGTCACCTTTATCGTCGGTCGTGCTATTGCTGGA ATTGGAACGGCTGGTCTCTTCTCCGgatccatcgtcatcctgTCTCTGATCA TGCCTCTCGAGAAGCGTCCTCTCGCCTTTGGTCTCGTCGGCGGTATGTGGGGTATTGCCTCCGTCGCCGGCCCTCTTCTCGGTGGTGCCTTCACCGAGCATGCTacttggcgatggtgctTCTACATTAACCTCCCTATCGGTGGCATTGCCATGGTCattgtcttcttcttcgtccaCGTCAACCGCAACTCGGCCGAATCCCGCGACATGACCTTCGCGGCCCGTGTCCGCCAGCTTGATCTTGCTGGtgccgccatcttcatccccgCCATTgtctgccttcttctcgccctccAGTGGGGAGGTGCCGACTACCCCTGGAGCAACTCACGCATCATCGGTCTGTTCTGCGGCTTCGGTGCCATgattgccatcttcatcgctATCCAGTTCCGGCAAGGTGACCGTGGAACTCTGCCTCCTCGTCTGTTCAAGAACCGCAATACCCTGGCCGCCATGATCTTTGCCCTGTTCTTTGGTGCCGGCTTCTTCCCCCTGATCTACTACCTCT CCCTCTACTTCCAGGCTATCCAGGGTGTCAGTGCCGTCCAGGCTGGTATCAAGattctccctctcctcctgtCCACCGTCCTTTGCTCCATCGTCTCCGGAGGCGTCATCACCGCTGTCGGCTACTACAACTTTGTCATCATCCCCTGCATGGTCCTCTTCACTGTCGGCAGTGGCATGCTTACCACCCTCGACGTCGACTCCCCGCTGAAGGAGTGGTTCGGCTACCAGGTCATCGCCGGTCTTGGCATCGGCGCCGGCTTCCAGATCggcgtcctcatcgtccagACTGTTCTACCACAGGAATGGGTTCCTGTTGGTACTGCCTGCGTACAATTTTTTCAAGCTTTCGGCGGGGCCTTATTCATTGCTGTCGCTCAAACTGTGTTCCAGAACGGCCTTATTGACACTATTAAGGCCGATAATATCGGTATCGATCCCAcgatcttcatcaacagTGGTGCTTCggagatcaaggaggttCTGACTAAAATGCACCGCCTGGACGCTTTCGACACTGTTCTCGAGGCGTACATGAAGGGTCTCCGAGATACCTTTTACATCTCCCTTGCTTGCTCCGCCTGTGCCTTGATAGCTTGCCTGTTCTTCCAGTGGAAGTCTGTCAAGCAGGGCCCTGAtggccagaagaagaaggccgagccTGCTGTGCCCGTCTAA
- a CDS encoding Endo-1,3(4)-beta-glucanase, producing MRSHRVLPIWLLWLTQGQGLTIPNADDNSADTWQDSHQEFKRTIATEDQEYLTTYAKDDIIPATETVDVSTSKAQTGTAIVLPSLSDVEPHTEGFIVTDLYNPLQTEAPILSTSISSPSSLLKPVASPTKNTQPSGLSKMATSNDIFANPIDTSAPLAMFQRKADHPVPRLGISKSGPLETNKFYSNFYLGDQKSPVYTYPYALSWAAGAGAAASWGMAISHVEASQRVYGPLQSNKAVEYYVNPVGIQSMIMSAKELGSKTTLTMDSIGPHYARAMLRKDSSSAPAITFPLAQGSLFTTAYYSGATPFIQSSVYFKSMTQVAKDPKTNVRKFNFVLEDGTTWRLYAYKTKGDPLNLTVTNNGLASSSKPFYGLIQIAKDPKSSKSEAVLDNGCGIYATGMTISGSAVGTKGTYSFNWSKSGHTSGNLWMFALPHHLTSFDAATTANIRDYKLQTPTKGVATIVGGTKWTMVEPSMPVNMGFAPWDPSTGSKGLSTKAKTTIKPIAQSEVSQDMIAQTNLDSMYFSGKALAKFGTIIYVINNLLGDAALAQSGLAKLKTAFARFGTNKQNYPLVYETAWGGLVSSASYVTGQSGSDFGNTYYNDHHFHYGYHILAAAYIGSMDSKWLAANKAYVNSLVRDYANPSSTDKYYPLWRSFDWYHGHSWAHGLTAMWDGKDQESSSEDIMSVYALKMWGQVIQDTNLVARANLQLAVMTRAMQQYYYYTTDNVAQPSNFIGNKVAGILFENKIHHTTWFSPNIEAIQGIHMIPILPPSNLARTKTFVQQEWDTYFSSGRVDKIDNEWKGIIYGNYATINPKAAWTFFTSSKFDAKWIDGGASRTWFLTYAAALAGI from the exons ATGAGATCTCACAGGGTTCTCCCGATATGGCTCCTCTGGCTAACCCAGGGACAGGGGTTGACCATCCCCAACGCCGACGACAACTCGGCCGATACCTGGCAGGACTCCCACCAGGAGTTCAAGCGAACCATCGCGACTGAGGACCAGGAGTATCTCACAACTTACGCCAAGGACGACATTATCCCGGCCACCGAGACTGTCGACGTTAGCACCAGCAAGGCGCAGACTGGAACTGCCATTgttcttccttctctctcaGACGTTGAGCCTCATACTGAAGGTTTCATTGTCACCGACCTTTACAACCCTCTTCAGACTGAGGCTCCTATTCTTAGCACCTCCATTTCGAGCCCATCGAGCCTACTTAAGCCTGTTGCATCCCCCACCAAGAACACTCAACCTTCAGGCCTTTCCAAGATGGCGACCAGCAACGACATTTTCGCCAACCCTATCGACACCAGCGCTCCTCTGGCCATGTTCCAGAGGAAGGCTGACCACCCGGTTCCTCGTCTGGGAATCTCTAAGTCGGGACCCCTCGAGACCAACAAGTTTTATTCCAACTTCTACCTCGGAGACCAGAAGAGCCCGGTCTACACATACCCTTATGCGCTCTCGTGGGCTGCCGGTGCCGGTGCCGCCGCGAGTTGGGGTATGGCGATTTCTCAcgtcgaggccagccagCGAGTTTACGGTCCACTTCAATCTAACAAGGCTGTGGAATACTACGTCAACCCTGTCGGCATTCAGTCCATGATCATGTCGGCCAAGGAGCTGGGCTCCAAGACCACCCTGACCATGGACTCGATCGGCCCTCACTATGCCAGGGCTATGCTTAGAAAGGATAGCTCTTCTGCTCCGGCCATCACCTTCCCTCTCGCTCAGGGCAGTCTCTTCACCACTGCCTACTACAGCGGCGCCACGCCCTTTATCCAGTCCAGCGTCTACTTCAAGAGTATGACACAAGTGGCAaaggaccccaagaccaACGTGCGCAAGTTCAACTTTGTCCTCGAGGATGGTACCACTTGGCGACTGTATGCGTACAAGACCAAGGGCGATCCTCTTAACCTGACAGTCACCAACAACGGTCTCGCCTCGTCCAGCAAGCCCTTCTATGGCTTGATCCAGATCGCCAAGGACCCCAAGTCGAGCAAGTCCGAGGCAGTCCTTGACAACGGTTGTGGCATCTACGCGACTGGCATGACCATCAGCGGTTCTGCTGTCGGTACTAAGGGTACTTATAGCTTCAACTGGAGCAAGTCCGGCCACACTTCTGGAAACCTCTGGATGTTTGCTCTTCCTCACCATCTCACCTCATTCGAcgccgccaccaccgccaACATCCGGGACTACAAGCTTCAGACTCCCACCAAGGGCGTTGCCACGATTGTTGGAGGCACCAAGTGGACCATGGTCGAGCCCTCGATGCCTGTCAACATGGGCTTTGCTCCTTGGGATCCTTCCACGGGCAGCAAGGGACTCTCCACCAAGGCAAAGACCACCATCAAGCCCATCGCGCAGTCGGAAGTCTCGCAGGACATGATTGCGCAGACCAACCTGGACTCGATGTACTTTTCTGGAAAG GCTCTGGCCAAGTTTGGTACTATCATCTatgtcatcaacaacctcttgGGCGACGCTGCTCTGGCCCAGTCTGGCTTGGCTAAGCTCAAGACGGCCTTTGCCAGATTCGGTACAAACAAGCAAAACTACCCGCTTGTCTACGAAA CCGCTTGGGGCGGTCTCGTCTCATCTGCGTCCTATGTCACCGGACAGTCCGGTTCTGACTTTGGAAACACTTACTACAACGACCACCACTTCCACTACGGTTATCAcatccttgctgctgccTACATTGGTTCTATGGATAGCAAGTGGCTTGCTGCCAACAAGGCCTATGTTAACAGTCTTGTTCGTGACTATGCCAACCCAAGCAGCACGGACAAGTATTACCCCCTGTGGCGAAGCTTTGACTGGTACCACGGCCACAGTTGGGCCCATGGCCTGACCGCTATGTGGGATGGCAAG GACCAGGAATCTAGCTCGGAGGACATCATGTCTGTGTATGCCCTCAAGATGTGGGGTCAAGTGATCCAGGACACCAACCTGGTTGCACG AGCCAATCTGCAACTAGCCGTCATGACACGGGCTATGCAGCAGTACTACTACTATACCACGGACAACGTCGCTCAGCCCAGCAACTTTATCGGCAACAAGGTGGCGGGTATTCTCTTTGAGAACAAGATTCACCATACCACATGGTTCAGCCCCAACATTGAAGCCATCCAGGGCATTCACATGATCCCCATTCTGCCCCCTTCAAACCTGGCCCGAACCAAGACATTTGTTCAGCAGGAGTGGGATACCTACTTCAGCAGCGGCCGCGTTGACAAGATCGACAATGAATGGAAGGGCATCATCTACGGCAACTACGCGACTATTAACCCTAAGGCGGCTTGGACCTTCTTTACGAGCTCCAAGTTTGATGCGAAGTGGATCGATGGCGGTGCATCAAGGACGTGGTTCCTGACGTACGCTGCAG CCCTCGCCGGCATTTAA
- a CDS encoding J domain-containing protein — MSDFEDVLDSEPPTIDPYEVLGVERTANPDQIKGAYRKAALKNHPDKVPQDQKEQAHEKFQSIAFAYAVLSDPARRKRYDTTGSTAESIVDSEGFNWSDYYREQYKEAVSGDAIEKFAKKYKGSDEEKDDVLIAYEQCEGDMDELYERVILSDVLEDDERFRKIIDEAIESEDVPSFPAYTKETKKKRATRVKKARAEAAEAEDYAKELGVHDKLFGEKKGKKKKGKGSSEDDLAALIQKRQQDRSESFLDHLAEKYGAKESKAKKGKKRVIEEEPSEEAFQAAASRLRSSKKSRR; from the exons ATGTCGGACTTCGAAGACGTATTGGACAGCGAGCCTCCCACCATCGACCCCTATGAGGTCTTGGGTGTGGAACGGACAGCAAATCCTGACCAGATCAAGGGCGCATACCGGAAGGCCGCCCTTAAGAACCATCCAG ACAAGGTCCCTCAGGATCAAAAGGAGCAAGCACACGAGAAGTTCCAGTCCATCGCCTTTGCCTACGCCGTTCTCTCTGATCCCGCCCGACGAAAGCGCTACGACACGACCGGTTCCACAGCCGAATCGATTGTGGACTCTGAGGGCTTCAACTGGAGCGATTACTATCGAGAACAATACAAGGAGGCGGTCTCTGGCGATGCTATCGAGAAGTTTGCCAAGAAGTACAAGGGAtccgacgaggagaaggacgatGTGCTTATCGCATACGAGCAATGCGAGGGCGACATGGACGAGCTGTACGAGAGGGTCATCCTGAGCGATGTGCTGGAGGACGACGAACGGTTTCGCAAGATCATCGATGAGGCGATCGAGAGCGAGGACGTGCCTAGCTTCCCCGCCTACACCAAGGaaaccaagaagaagcgggcCACACGAGTCAAGAAGGCTCGAGCGGAAGCTGCAGAGGCCGAGGATTATGCCAAAGAGCTCGGTGTACACGATAAGCTGTTTGGCgaaaagaagggaaagaagaagaagggcaagggaaGTTCTGAGGATGATCTCGCGGCACTGATCCAAAAGCGCCAGCAGGACCGCTCAGAAAGCTTCCTCGACCATCTCGCTGAGAAGTATGGTGCCAAGGAAAGCAAGGCCaaaaagggcaagaagaggGTGATAGAGGAAGAACCCTCTGAGGAGGCTTTCCAGGCAGCCGCTTCCAGGCTGCGGAGCTCCAAGAAGTCAAGACGGTGA